The following are from one region of the Salvia hispanica cultivar TCC Black 2014 chromosome 1, UniMelb_Shisp_WGS_1.0, whole genome shotgun sequence genome:
- the LOC125202373 gene encoding eukaryotic translation initiation factor 3 subunit J-like: MEDWEDEPVPDLLSKKELLKSNWDDEDLDEEGIKDSWEDEDEEEPKAEPLPSPEKAVKTTAAETEEKKVKGVQATNKAPLDPIEEKLRQQRLTEEADFKSTAELFGKKGEEMTLENFIPKSESDFLKYAELISHKLRPYEKSYHYIGLLKAVMRLSLASLKGTDAKEVASAIAAIANEKIKAEKEATAGRKKTVGKKKQLHAGKKANDEKRVAVDSYASYDNNEDDFM, from the exons ATGGAGGATTGGG AAGACGAGCCTGTTCCGGATCTCCTGAGCAAAAAGGAGCTACTGAAGAGCAATTGGGACGATGAGGATTTGGACGAAGAAGGTATTAAAGATTCTtgggaagatgaagatgaggaG GAGCCTAAAGCCGAGCCACTGCCTTCTCCTGAAAAGGCCGTTAAAACGACTGCAGCAGAAACAGAAGAAAAGAAGGTGAAAGGTGTTCAAGCCACGAACAAGGCGCCTTTAGACCCTATAGAAGAAAAACTTCGTCAGCAGAG GCTTACTGAAGAGGCTGATTTCAAGTCTACTGCAGAGCTTTTTGGGAAGAAGGGTGAGGAGATGACACTGGAAAATTTCATTCCGAAAAGCGAGAGTGACTTCTTGAAATACGCGGAACTCATCTCTCATAAACTTCGTCCATATGAG AAAAGCTATCACTACATTGGGTTGCTGAAGGCTGTGATGAGGCTGTCGCTGGCTTCGTTGAAAGGTACAGACGCGAAAGAAGTGGCCTCAGCCATTGCTGCAATtgcaaatgagaaaataaaagcaGAGAAAGAAGCAACTGCTGGCAGAAAGAAGACAG TTGGGAAGAAGAAACAACTGCACGCTGGGAAGAAAGCTAATGACGAGAAACGCGTGGCGGTTGATAGCTACGCTAGCTATGACAACAACGAAGATGATTTTATGTGA
- the LOC125222540 gene encoding putative disease resistance protein RGA3: MVDAIISRVVERIAYIIEDTILHEVTFDRGAMELRDLGEKLHNIRYVLDGAERRGVNDQSVKIWLKKLQNIANEIDDILDECSYSLLKHKSEASDEVEQKVGRSFIPSSWLCFKKVTVRHDIAMQTQNVKVMLDQILKERDDFEFSIFSPDHMQSWKMQSTSFIEQEKVCGFDIYWNMSEIVGKLMLYSDHTQILSIVGMVGTGKTTLAQLIYNNTHIKNDMFDLRIWVCVSHPFDVVGVARNIVESVGRDIIPRDTNQLEILDKVRDCISGRKFFLVLDDVWTEDEDEWRPLKIILQYGALGSTILVTTRNKRVAKMMGTYDDDIYHPRELGDEACWSILRDISLSRKSERECREFEVVGMKIARKCKGLPLAAVVLGRLLQFKDVEGWKDVEKSEIWQLEHAQIDLFPHFVLSYNELSPTLKHCFSYCAIYPKNYQYHAESLIEEWMALGYLDSVGGNSEMELKGQDFLNNLAMHSLFQDIKKSESGRKIEWFKMHDILHDFALFLRENIEVAEMRNRSCQVCDPLLVSQVQENHSLFWEKRIPFHVCGCVTSVRMLRIENGLPPVGMERLIHLRWLDFSGTALSKDDLKILCRFYLLQTLSLARCNIIEVSQEIGNLVHLTRLDLSGNENLKELPESMYSLVELRTLSLAWCSLKEIRGEIENLVELRRLDLSWNTELEELPESIISLVELHSLNTEGTKVQHRLPEAVCQLSNLLTLELRELKVGSHYNKLGLLKKVKRSTGSLTLDISFSTMSDMLELVKDAQEARLKILFQELEKLKISFESTMDGNEPSSSSSPSPSSMWMKLLEALEPHHKLKQLTIWRYEGSTLPSWMSSPNNFIKEISLHYLSEVSSLPALGKLPFLEVLYIDHMEELKLVRREFLGTKSASDDDVVAFPKLKELTFDTCPKWEEWEDITEEEEESADISIMPCLTVLSINFCKSLKKLPHRLLHKVSSSLKVLDIEESSELVATYGEDKEGSPWRSISQHNPQLELNL, from the coding sequence ATGGTGGATGCTATAATTTCACGAGTGGTGGAGAGAATTGCATACATTATAGAAGATACGATTCTCCATGAAGTCACCTTCGACAGAGGAGCAATGGAGCTTCGCGATCTTGGTGAAAAGCTCCACAATATCAGATATGTGTTGGATGGTGCAGAAAGGAGAGGTGTGAACGATCAAAGCGtcaaaatttggttgaagaagctCCAAAACATTGCTAATGAGATAGACGACATTTTGGATGAATGTAGCTACTCTCTTCTCAAACATAAGTCGGAAGCTTCTGATGAGGTTGAGCAAAAGGTAGGCCGCTCCTTCATCCCATCTTCATGGTTATGCTTCAAGAAAGTTACTGTTCGTCATGATATTGCCATGCAAACACAAAATGTGAAAGTTATGCTTGATCAGATTCTAAAGGagagagatgattttgagttttccaTCTTTTCGCCTGATCATATGCAATCTTGGAAAATGCAATCGACATCTTTTATTGAACAAGAAAAAGTTTGTGGCTTCGACATATATTGgaatatgagtgaaatagTGGGCAAACTGATGCTTTATAGTGATCACACCCAAATTCTATCTATAGTTGGGATGGTGGGAACCGGGAAGACGACTCTTGCTCAACTCATTTATAACAATACTCATATAAAGAATGATATGTTTGATTTAAGAATTTGGGTATGTGTTTCTCATCCTTTTGATGTGGTTGGGGTTGCTAGAAACATTGTTGAGAGTGTGGGAAGAGATATTATTCCTCGAGATACTAACCAATTGGAGATACTAGATAAAGTTAGAGATTGTATTTCAGGAAGGAAGTTTTTTCTTGTCCTTGATGATGTTTGGacagaggatgaagatgaatGGAGGCCCCtgaaaataatacttcaataTGGTGCCCTAGGTAGTACTATTCTAGTGacaacaagaaataaaagggTTGCTAAAATGATGGGTACCTACGACGATGATATCTATCACCCAAGAGAGCTTGGTGATGAAGCGTGTTGGTCAATATTACGTGACATATCCCTTTCAAGAAAGAGTGAGAGGGAATGTAGAGAATTCGAGGTTGTTGGCATGAAAATAGCTAGGAAGTGCAAGGGATTGCCTCTTGCAGCAGTTGTTTTGGGAAGACTGTTACAATTCAAGGATGTGGAAGGGTGGAAAGATGTAGAGAAGAGTGAAATATGGCAATTGGAGCATGCACAAATAGATCTGTTTCCTCATTTTGTTTTAAGCTACAATGAATTGTCCCCGACTCTTAAGCATTGTTTTTCATATTGTGCCATCTATcctaaaaattatcaatatcaTGCAGAGTCTCTCATAGAAGAGTGGATGGCGCTAGGTTATCTAGACTCTGTTGGTGGAAATAGTGAAATGGAACTCAAAGGGCAAGATTTCTTGAACAATTTAGCAATGCATTCTTTGTTTCAAGacattaagaaaagtgagtcgGGAAGGAAAATTGAATGGTTCAAAATGCATGATATATTACATGATTTTGCTCTATTTCTTAGGGAGAATATTGAGGTGGCTGAAATGAGAAATAGAAGTTGTCAAGTTTGTGATCCTCTTTTAGTTTCTCAAGTTCAAGAGAATCATAGTCTTTTCTGGGAAAAGAGAATTCCTTTTCATGTTTGTGGTTGTGTGACAAGTGTTCGGATGTTAAGAATTGAGAATGGACTACCTCCGGTGGGAATGGAAAGGTTGATTCACTTGAGATGGTTGGATTTTAGTGGTACTGCATTGTCAAAGGATGACCTCAAAATCTTATGtaggttttatttattacaaacTCTTTCCCTAGCAAGGTGCAACATAATAGAGGTTTCACAAGAAATTGGGAATTTGGTTCATTTAACGCGACTTGACTTAAGTGGGAATGAGAACTTAAAGGAGTTGCCAGAGAGCATGTATAGTTTGGTCGAATTGCGAACTCTTTCCTTGGCATGGTGCTCTCTAAAAGAGATTCGTGGAGAAATTGAGAATTTGGTTGAGTTAAGACGACTTGACTTGAGTTGGAACACAGAACTAGAGGAGTTACCAGAGAGTATTATTAGTTTGGTTGAGCTGCATTCCTTGAATACTGAAGGCACTAAGGTGCAGCACCGCTTGCCTGAAGCAGTATGTCAGTTGAGTAATCTTCTTACATTGGAATTGAGAGAACTCAAAGTAGGAAGTCATTACAACAAGTTGGGATTGCTGAAAAAAGTGAAACGTAGTACTGGATCTCTAACATTGGATATATCCTTTAGTACAATGAGTGATATGTTGGAACTGGTTAAGGATGCTCAAGAAGCACGGTTGAAGATACTCTTTCAAGAACTcgaaaaactcaaaatatctTTCGAGAGTACAATGGATGGAAATGAGCcttcctcatcatcatcaccatcaccatcatcaATGTGGATGAAGTTACTAGAAGCTCTCGAGCCCCATCACAAGTTGAAGCAGCTGACAATCTGGAGATATGAGGGCTCCACGCTTCCTTCCTGGATGTCATCGCCTAACAACTTTATAAAAGAGATCAGTCTCCATTATTTAAGTGAAGTGTCGTCACTGCCAGCTCTGGGGAAACTGCCATTCTTGGAAGTTCTCTACATTGACCATATGGAGGAACTGAAGCTGGTTCGAAGGGAGTTTTTAGGAACAAAATCTGCCtctgatgatgatgttgttgcaTTTCCTAAACTCAAAGAACTGACATTTGATACGTGCCCCAAATGGGAGGAGTGGGAGGACATAacggaggaggaagaagaatcTGCGGACATCTCCATCATGCCATGTCTCACAGTGCTGTCTATCAATTTTTGCAAGAGTTTGAAGAAGCTGCCCCATCGCCTCCTTCATAAGGTCTCCTCGTCTTTAAAGGTGTTGGATATAGAGGAATCATCAGAGCTAGTGGCAACCTACGGAGAGGACAAGGAAGGTTCCCCATGGAGATCCATATCCCAACATAATCCCCAACTTGAACTCAACCTGTAA